Genomic window (Thomasclavelia spiroformis DSM 1552):
ACCATATGATACTTCTGACGAAGTGATTTTATATGATACATTAAAAAAACTCGCAAAAAAAGTTTCATCAAGAGCTAAAAATAGAAATCTTATCTCAAATTCTATTTCCATAACAATTAAATACACAAGATTTGAAAGCATTTCTCGTCAAACAACCATTAATTCTTATATTAATGATTATGAAATTATTTTATCTACCGCAAAAATGCTTTTTGATGCTAATTACAATGGAAGAGCAGTAAGATTACTAGGAGTAAGTTTAAACAATACAATTGATAAAAAAGATTATAAAGAACAATTATCTATTTTTGATTCTAGTAACGATAAAACTAATAATAACGATGATGATTTAGATATTATTCTAGATGACATAAATAAAAAATTTAAAAAACCAATCATTACAAAAGCATCAAAAATTAAAAATAAAAATATTCAAAAAAAATATTTAAAATAGATGAATAAATAATAACTTTACTCATAAGGTGTATAAACGGAGGACTACTTATGAGTATTTTAAATAAGGTATTTAAAAACGAAAAACTATTGTTCAATGTATTTACTTTAGTATTATTAGTTTGTGGAATGTTATTTGGTATTATTTACAACTTTTATGGAAATGATAATTTAATTGAATTTTGTAAGTATTTATTTTTTTGTAAAGGTAACAGTACAACAAATAACTATGATTTATATCTGATAATAACTGGAATATACATATTTTTATCATTATTGATGTCTACTAGTTTTTTAGGTCTATTTTTTAATAGTTTTATTATATTTTCAAAAGGAATGCAATTTACGTTGGCATCAATTTTTTATTTTACATTAAATAATTTTGATATTAATATGTTTTTACTTGGCTATGTACCACAATTAATTATTGAACTTATTTTAATGTATGTTATTTCAATAATTTCTCTTAGATTATCTTTAAATACATTTACAACTAGTTTTGTTACTAAAGAAGTATTTAATAGTCGTAAAATAATTAATTATATCTTAGATTATTTAATCGTAATTTTAATTATTGTTACAATTTCAATGGCATTTAAAGTATATGTACTTTAATTTGCATAATACTAGCAAGTTTATTTTTAAACATGCTATAATGAGGAAGTAAAAGAGGTAAAAATATGTTATTAAAAGATGAAATAGAAGAATATAAGCAATATTTAATAGTTGAAAAGGGGCTTAGTAAAAATACAATCAATGCCTATATCAAAGATTTAAATCAATTTGAAAGCTATTTAGATCATAACTTTCAAATTACTAAAATAAATGATATAGCTAAAGAACATGTTAGATTATATATTAAAGAACTTTCAAAAAAGATATCTGCTACTTCTATAAACAGAAAGCTTGTTTCACTTAGAATGTTTTTTACATTTGCAACTAAAGAAACAGTTATTGATACAAACATTATGAGTGACTTTGATTTACCTAAAATAGATAAAAAACTTCCAATTGTATTAAGCAAAGAAGAGATGCAAGAATTATTAGACAGTATCGAAATCAACGATCATATAAGTAGTAGAAATCGTTGTATGTTTGAACTTATGTATGCAACTGGACTAAGGGTATCTGAATTAACTAATTTAACAATAAGCTCACTTAATATAAATATGGGTTATCTTAAAATTATTGGAAAAGGGGATAAAGAACGCATTGTCCCATTAAGTAATATGGCAAGAAATATATTAAATGATTATTTAAAACACTATCGCAATGAATTTATAAAAAAAGACTCACCGTTGCTATTTTTTAATAATCATGGTAATAAATTAAGTAGAGAAGAGTGTTATATTATTTTAAAACAAATTATCGAACGTACAACAATAAATAAAAAGATTTCACCCCATACAATCCGACATAGTTTTGCAACTCATTTACTAGAAAATGGTGCTGATTTACGCTCAATTCAAGAATTACTGGGTCATAGCAACATTTCAACAACAACGATATATACCCACATATCAAATCAAAAAATCAAAAAAGAATATCAACTATTTCATCCGCGGGTAAAAAAGAAAAATAAAATTTAAGGAGGACACATGAAATATAAACGAATATTTTTACTAATATGTGACTCATTAGGAATTGGAAACGGTCAAGATGCAAGCAGTTATGATGATGAAGGTGCAAATACTTTAAAACATATCTGTGATGCATGTAATGGACTAGACATTCCTAATTTAGAAGGATTAGGTTTAGGAAATTTAGGAGATTTTGAAGGTATTTATCCATTAAGATCTCAATTAGGCTATACATTAAAACTCAATGAACTTTCAAGTGGCAAAGATACAATAACCGGCCATTTTGAAATGATGGGAATACATACTAAAAAACCACTTATAACATTTACAAAAACAGGTTTTCCTGATGAATTTATTAAATTATTTGAAGCTAAAACTGGTCGTAAATGCGTGGGTAATAAAGCTGCTAGTGGAACAAAAATTATTGAAGAGTATGCTGAACATCAAGCAAAAACTGGCGATTGGATTGTTTATACATCAGCTGATTCTGTATTTCAAATTGCAGCTAATGAAAATATAATTCCTCTACAAGAATTATACGATGCCTGTAAGATTGCAAGAGAATTAACAATGGATCCTCGTTGGAAAATAGGAAGAGTAATTGCAAGACCATTTATCAAAAATAAAGATGGATCGTATACACGAACTTCTTCACGACATGATTTTGCATTAAAACCTCCAGCAATTACAGTACTAGATAATTTAAAAAATAATAATTATGATGTAATTGGAATTGGAAAAATCGCTGATATCTTTGCAAATCAAGGAATTACTAAAGATATTAAAACAATAAATAATATTGACACTATAAATAGAGTTATTGAGATTGCAAAAACAGATTTCAACGGTTTGTGTTTTGTTAATCTTGTTGATTTTGATTCAATTTATGGACACCGTCGCGATCCAATTGGATATGGCAAAGCCATTAAAGAATTTGATTTACAATTAGAAGAACTAATGAGATATTTAAAACCAGATGATTTATTAATGATTAGTAGTGATCATGGAAATGATCCGACTTTCAAAGGTACTGATCATACTCGTGAGCAAGTTCCTTTAATTATTTATTCAAAAGAATTGATTAAACCAAAACAGTTACCAGAAATGGATTCATTTGCTGTTATTGGTGCAACAATCGCAGATAATTTTGAAGTTGAGTTGCCAAAAATTGGAAATTCAATTTTAGATAAAATAATTTAATGAGAGGTATTTATGGAAGAAAATAACAAACGCTTAATCGTATTTTCAATATTGGCTTATGCAGTTGGTACATTTATTTTTGGTGCTGGTTTATTAACTAAAACACCAATAAGTATAGTTACATTTTTTATCATTGCGATATGCTTGATAGTATGTTCAATGCTTGCATTATATAATAATTATAAAAAAGATAAAATTAACTTATACATATTTTTGATTTTTATAGGTGTGATCTTTTTAATTATTAATTGTACTGCATTTATTAACAATCTATTTTTATAAAAGCTAAGATGCATTATTTCTTAGTTTTTATTTTATATAAAATTTACATAATATACATTATGCGAAGTTATATATATCATAAAAATTTATTGATAACTAAAAAATAAGAACTGCATTTGTAATAAAACAATTCTTATTTTTAGTTAAAACTATTTACATTTGACTATAGATAAATAATCCAATCAATGCAACAGCTACAAAGATTAAATATAAAATAACTATAATCCCAAATACTTTCAAGATTTTTATAATCATACCGGCTAGTCTTTCTGTATTAGATACTTTATTAATTAAAATTGCTTTTGATTTATATTCATTATCTAATAATTCATCGACACTTATATCAAATACTTTTGATAAGCGTTTTAATTGCTCAGGATTTGGTGCTGTATCTTCTGATTCCCAATTTGAAATAGTTTGTCTTGTCACATCAATTTGATATCCTAATTGTTCTTGCGAAAGTCCTTGTTTCTTTCTTAATTTCAAAATATTTTCTCCTAATGTCATTTTATTTATCTCCTTTCGCAATTAATTATAGAAAATACTGAGTTAACAAATCTATCAAATGTCTTTTGAACTTTGTCAAAGAGTTTTAACATTATTATATTTATTTATTTTTTTTATGCTTTGAATATCTTATTTCAAAAATTTCTTGCATATTTTTCAAATGTTTTGCTAAAGGAGTATCTGTTTTAAATGGTTTAAAAAAATGATATTTCATTTCATTATCATCATGCCATTTTCGAATATTTGTCTTTATCATTTCATATTTTATAATAACATCATTTTCTTCAGCATATGCTTTTAATTTTACAACCAATTGCGCAGAATTTACGACATCAATTATAAATATTCCAAAAAACATTCCAATCACAAAAGAAAATGCCAAATTATTAGATAACCATAAAAGAGCATTTAAAATATAAGGATGAATCAAAAAATAATATACCGCTCCTAAACATGCCCATATTATAGAAAACTTTGGACAAATAATTCCTTGAATATTTCCTGGTTCATTACGATAATCCCATAAACGTACTTTGGAAATTTTTAAAATAAATATCCCAGCAATATATTCAATAACAGTCATAAAAATTGCCATCATGAGAAAAAGTATTGCTTTATTCCAAAAATAATCTTTGATAATATTATATTGTTCCAAAGATGCAATCAAATAAAGCATACATAACCCTACTCCATATAATGGAAGATATGGCCCAGTACAAAATCCTGGATTAATCCATTTACGTTCTGGATTTGCTGAAGATAAAAATCTTCTAAATAAAACTTCAATTACCCATCCGGTAATAGCTCCAATAAAAAACAAAAATGCTAACGTCAAAAATAAATTCATCTTTTCAACCTCTTCTTTATAAATATAAATGATATTTAACTTTTAGACATAAATTTTCTACATAGCAGTATTTTTATTGCTATATTCTTTTAAAGTTATAAGCATTCATTAATATATAAATCATCACTAGAACAATCATTGAAAGAAAAATTAGTTAGCATGGTACATATTTGTTTACTTTCACCATGTAAATTTGCACGCATATCTGTTTCAATAAATAATACTTTATTGCTTTTTGTAAAATATTCAATTATCTTATCTAAACAATTTTGATCAAGATAAATTATTTCTGATATTTTAATTTCTTCTTTCGTTTTACTATATATCGCATAACCTATTGCTAAAGTATCTTCATAAAATAGTTCTATTTTTTCATTATAAGCATTACAACGAGGAATTAGATATTCTTTATAATATTCAACATCTCTTTTACGATACCCATTAAATTTATTACAATAACAATTATATAATTCTACTAATTTAGCATAATCAGATTTATCAATTATTTTTATGCTATTAACTTTGCTGGTTTTATATAAATTATTATCTATTTTTGTTATTTTATGAAAATATTTTTCTGTAAAACCAAATAAATAATAAATTTCTGGATGATATGCTTGAAGCATGATTTTGCTATCTGCAAATTTTGGTAATGATAAAACATAATTCATTAGTTTTTTCATCATTCCTTGTTTTTGATAATTTTTATTAGTAGCTACTCCTAAAATAAAATATGCTAATGTTTCTTGATGATTAATAATAATTGTATATGGTACAATTTGTAACATTGATACTAATGTATCATTATTTTTTAAAATGTATGCATTTTTCAAATCATATCGATTCATAAAATAAAAATTAGTTGATATTTCATTTTCATCACTAAAACTATCACGCCACAAATCAATAATATCATATAAATCTTGATCATTTGCTTTACGTATTTTTTGATTATTAATTACAATAGAATATTTTTCAATCATTTTAACTGGATGTAAATTCCTTTTTGCTTTACGCAATGACTCTAATCCCATGTCCTCTTCCCTATTTACAAATTCATAATCTGGAAAATTATTTTCTAAGAAAAATTTACAAATTGCTACATATAAACCTCTAATTTCTTTATTAGCTTTTTCAACATGAATTTGAATAGTATTATGTTTTAATGGTGATCCAATAATAAATGCTTCTAATTTCCCATCGATGTAAATACAGCCAGTTTTAATATTTAATTCATGACGATGAATTAGTAAATAAACAATTCCTACATATTCTGATATTACACTTTCCTCTATCTGTCTAGAAAAATCCCATTTTTTTAAACATTGTAAAACATTATCGATATCATCATCTTCGATCTCTTTATAAATATAATTAGGGTTTTCTTTTATAAATGCATTAAAATGATTACGTCTTTTTTGCATTTTTTTACCTGATAAAGTTTCCAATGAACTTTTAGTATATATATAATCATCATTAGCATCATTATGTAAATATAAAAACTTATCTCCATACAATTTTTTAATTATTTCTACAGATGACTGTACTGCTAATTCAATTCTAAAAGGAAAGTTATTTAATTTTGCATATTCCATCATATATTCAATTGCTTCATGATAGTATTCTTCTTTACAAAATGGCATTGCAAAGAATTTTTCATTCATATATGTATGTAACATAATCATGAAATTATCTTTTATTTCATAATAGATCTTGTATTCATGATCCCACATCATCATAGTTACAAAATTAGAATTGTATCCTTCATAATTAGCATCATCTAAATATTTTTTAATTTTGTCATAATCTTTTAATAATAATTTTTGCATATTTCTCCTATTTACCTAACATCGCATTAATAAATTGTTTTGCAGTTCTTCCAGAAAATCCACCATGACGAATTTCCCATGTTAAGGCTTTTTGATGCAATTCTTCTTGATTTATCTTTAAATCATATTGTTTAGCAAGTCCATCAACGATATCTAAATAATTTTGACGATTGGGATGTGTATATAATATTTTAACTCCAAATCTTGAACTTAATGATGTTTTTTCTTGTTTGGCATCATTAATATTTATTTCATCTTGGTCTTGTCGATCACTCCATGTTTGTTTTACTAAATGGCGACGATTACTTGTTGCATATATTAAAATATTATCCGGTTTTTTTTCTAGTCCACCTTCAATAACTGCTTTTAAATATTTATACTCTATTTCAAATTCTTCAAATGACAAATCATCCATAAATAAAATAAATTTATAATTTCTCGATTGTAATTCTTGAATGATCCGTGGCAAATATTTAAATTGGTGTTTATAAACTTCAATCATTCTTAAACCATCTTTATAATATTCATTTAACAAAGCTTTGATACTACTAGATTTACCAGTACCGCTATCACCATATAAAAGAACATTATTTGCCTTTTTCCCTGCTAAAAATGCTTCAGTATTTTGTTTAAGTTGTTGTTTTTGAGTTTCATATCCGATTAATTGATCTAATCGACCGTTACCTATATGTATTATAGGACAAATTTGTTCATTTTCATAACGAAATGCTTTATTTAATCCATATTTTCCTACACCATATACTGAAAAAAATGCATTTAAAACATCATAGAATTCTTCGACATTTTTACACTCAGTTAAATTATTTTGTAATGTGTTTGAAACTTCAAATAATTCTTGATTAATAATTGGTTTAGAAGGTATAAAATTATTAATCAAATCCTGATGAAGTAATGTTAAAGAACTAAAATCACTATTAAACATTTCATAAATAATTTTAAAATCATTCATTACAACATTTTTCAAATTTGGTGCGATGTCTTTTTTTCTTTCTAGAGCCAATGTAAATGAATTTTCATTATTAATCAATAAATTAGTTAATAAACTATTAAACAAATTACCTGATAAACTATATTTTTCTGCTAATTTAATTAATACTGAAACAAATTGATTTACATTTGTTGTTATCTTCTTTCTGACAATTTCATCATATAAAACAAAACATTTTTCAACTTCATGATCACTATAAAATGGAGAAAAAACAATTAATTCATCCATAAAAATCCCCCTTCAAATTAAAAAGACGAGAAATCGTCTTTTAGTTTTTAAAACTATGAATTGGCGCAGGAATTCTTCCACCGCGATTAATAAATTCACTGCATTCAAATTTATTTACTGGCATGATTGGAGCATAACCTAACAGCCCTCCAAATTCAACTACTTCACCTATTTTTTTCCCAATAACTGGGATAATTCTAACTGCAGTAGTTTTTTGATTAATCATACCAATTGCCATTTCATCAGCAATAATACCAGAAATAGTTGTCGCACTAACATCACCAGGAATTGCAATCATATCTAAGCCAACTGAACAAACGCATGTCATTGCTTCTAATTTTTCAAGTGTTAATGCACCTCTATTTACAGCATCAATCATTCCTTGATCTTCGCTTACAGGAATAAATGCTCCACTAAGTCCTCCAACATACGAAGATGCCATAACGCCACCTTTTTTTACCTGGTCATTTAAAATCGCAAGCGCTGCAGTTGTTCCTGGAGCGCCAACACTTTCTAACCCCATCCCTTCTAAACAATCAGCAATACTGTCGCCGATAGCTGGAGTAGGAGCTAATGATAAATCAATGATTCCAAATGGAATCCCTAATTTTTTAGATGCTTCCTTAGCAACTAATTGACCAACACGTGTAATTTTAAAAGCGGTTTTTTTAATGATTTCACATAATTCACCAAAGTCTTTACCTTTAGCATTATTAATAGCATTTTTTACTACACCAGGACCACTTACACCAACATTAATAACTGCATCAGCTTCACTTACACCGTGAAACGCTCCAGCCATAAATGGATTATCATCAGGAGCATTACATAATACAACCAATTTTGCACAACCGATTGAATCATTTTCTTTAGTCAAATCAGCAGTCTCCTTAATGATTTCCCCCATCAATTTTACAGCATCCATATTAATTCCAGTTTTAGTTGAACCAACATTTACGGAACTACAAACATTACTAGTTACTCTCATTGCTTCAGGAATTGATTTAATTAATAATTCTTCCGCTTTTGTCATTCCTTTAGAAACAATTGCACTATATCCACCTATAAAATTCACACCAATTTCTTTTGCACATTTATCTAACACTTTAGCGATTTTAACAAAATCATCAGTACTTTTACAAGCATTGCTACCTACAAAACCAATAGGTGTAACTGAAATACGTTTATTAACAATTGGAATACCATATTTCATTTCAATTTCCTTACCAACTGGTACTAAATTCTTAGCAACGGTAGTGATTTTTTTATAAATATTATCACATACAACATCAATATCATGATCTATGCAATCTAATAAACTAATCCCTAATGTTATCGTTCTAACATCAAGATTTTCTTGTTCAACCATCTTATTAGTTTCTGTAACTTCAAATAAATTAATCATTTTATAATTTCTCCTTAAATACGATGCATTTTATTAAAAATATCTTCATGTTGTAATTTAATATTGACACCGATTTCAACACCTAATTTATCTAATTCTTCACAAATAACAGCAAACTCTTCACTAATATGTGATAACTCAACAATCATCATCATATTAAAATACCCTTGAATAATTGTTTGAGAAATATCCAAAATATTAACTTGCTTAGTAGCTAAATAACTACATACTTTAGCAATAATTCCTACTTGATCTTTACCAACTACTGTAATAATTCCCTTTTGCATAAAATTTCCTCCTAATATTTTAAACATTATAGCATATTTAATTACAACAAAAAAGTCTAAATTATTAATTTATACTTATCTGTTTTTAGCAAATAACAAAAAAATCCATATATGCTTAACATATATAGATATTTTAATTATTTGCTCATTAATTTCATTGCTTTAGCAAAAACAGTTTTTCCATCCATTAAACCATAATCTTTCATATCAATAATTGCATAAGGGATTTTTTTACCACTTTCTTCAATAATTGACTCAATTTCAGTTTTTGCATATCTAACTTGTGGTCC
Coding sequences:
- the xerD gene encoding site-specific tyrosine recombinase XerD, with product MLLKDEIEEYKQYLIVEKGLSKNTINAYIKDLNQFESYLDHNFQITKINDIAKEHVRLYIKELSKKISATSINRKLVSLRMFFTFATKETVIDTNIMSDFDLPKIDKKLPIVLSKEEMQELLDSIEINDHISSRNRCMFELMYATGLRVSELTNLTISSLNINMGYLKIIGKGDKERIVPLSNMARNILNDYLKHYRNEFIKKDSPLLFFNNHGNKLSREECYIILKQIIERTTINKKISPHTIRHSFATHLLENGADLRSIQELLGHSNISTTTIYTHISNQKIKKEYQLFHPRVKKKNKI
- a CDS encoding phosphopentomutase — protein: MKYKRIFLLICDSLGIGNGQDASSYDDEGANTLKHICDACNGLDIPNLEGLGLGNLGDFEGIYPLRSQLGYTLKLNELSSGKDTITGHFEMMGIHTKKPLITFTKTGFPDEFIKLFEAKTGRKCVGNKAASGTKIIEEYAEHQAKTGDWIVYTSADSVFQIAANENIIPLQELYDACKIARELTMDPRWKIGRVIARPFIKNKDGSYTRTSSRHDFALKPPAITVLDNLKNNNYDVIGIGKIADIFANQGITKDIKTINNIDTINRVIEIAKTDFNGLCFVNLVDFDSIYGHRRDPIGYGKAIKEFDLQLEELMRYLKPDDLLMISSDHGNDPTFKGTDHTREQVPLIIYSKELIKPKQLPEMDSFAVIGATIADNFEVELPKIGNSILDKII
- a CDS encoding helix-turn-helix domain-containing protein, translating into MTLGENILKLRKKQGLSQEQLGYQIDVTRQTISNWESEDTAPNPEQLKRLSKVFDISVDELLDNEYKSKAILINKVSNTERLAGMIIKILKVFGIIVILYLIFVAVALIGLFIYSQM
- a CDS encoding putative ABC transporter permease, translated to MNLFLTLAFLFFIGAITGWVIEVLFRRFLSSANPERKWINPGFCTGPYLPLYGVGLCMLYLIASLEQYNIIKDYFWNKAILFLMMAIFMTVIEYIAGIFILKISKVRLWDYRNEPGNIQGIICPKFSIIWACLGAVYYFLIHPYILNALLWLSNNLAFSFVIGMFFGIFIIDVVNSAQLVVKLKAYAEENDVIIKYEMIKTNIRKWHDDNEMKYHFFKPFKTDTPLAKHLKNMQEIFEIRYSKHKKNK
- a CDS encoding GNAT family N-acetyltransferase, yielding MQKLLLKDYDKIKKYLDDANYEGYNSNFVTMMMWDHEYKIYYEIKDNFMIMLHTYMNEKFFAMPFCKEEYYHEAIEYMMEYAKLNNFPFRIELAVQSSVEIIKKLYGDKFLYLHNDANDDYIYTKSSLETLSGKKMQKRRNHFNAFIKENPNYIYKEIEDDDIDNVLQCLKKWDFSRQIEESVISEYVGIVYLLIHRHELNIKTGCIYIDGKLEAFIIGSPLKHNTIQIHVEKANKEIRGLYVAICKFFLENNFPDYEFVNREEDMGLESLRKAKRNLHPVKMIEKYSIVINNQKIRKANDQDLYDIIDLWRDSFSDENEISTNFYFMNRYDLKNAYILKNNDTLVSMLQIVPYTIIINHQETLAYFILGVATNKNYQKQGMMKKLMNYVLSLPKFADSKIMLQAYHPEIYYLFGFTEKYFHKITKIDNNLYKTSKVNSIKIIDKSDYAKLVELYNCYCNKFNGYRKRDVEYYKEYLIPRCNAYNEKIELFYEDTLAIGYAIYSKTKEEIKISEIIYLDQNCLDKIIEYFTKSNKVLFIETDMRANLHGESKQICTMLTNFSFNDCSSDDLYINECL
- a CDS encoding ATP-binding protein, encoding MDELIVFSPFYSDHEVEKCFVLYDEIVRKKITTNVNQFVSVLIKLAEKYSLSGNLFNSLLTNLLINNENSFTLALERKKDIAPNLKNVVMNDFKIIYEMFNSDFSSLTLLHQDLINNFIPSKPIINQELFEVSNTLQNNLTECKNVEEFYDVLNAFFSVYGVGKYGLNKAFRYENEQICPIIHIGNGRLDQLIGYETQKQQLKQNTEAFLAGKKANNVLLYGDSGTGKSSSIKALLNEYYKDGLRMIEVYKHQFKYLPRIIQELQSRNYKFILFMDDLSFEEFEIEYKYLKAVIEGGLEKKPDNILIYATSNRRHLVKQTWSDRQDQDEININDAKQEKTSLSSRFGVKILYTHPNRQNYLDIVDGLAKQYDLKINQEELHQKALTWEIRHGGFSGRTAKQFINAMLGK
- a CDS encoding PFL family protein, with the protein product MINLFEVTETNKMVEQENLDVRTITLGISLLDCIDHDIDVVCDNIYKKITTVAKNLVPVGKEIEMKYGIPIVNKRISVTPIGFVGSNACKSTDDFVKIAKVLDKCAKEIGVNFIGGYSAIVSKGMTKAEELLIKSIPEAMRVTSNVCSSVNVGSTKTGINMDAVKLMGEIIKETADLTKENDSIGCAKLVVLCNAPDDNPFMAGAFHGVSEADAVINVGVSGPGVVKNAINNAKGKDFGELCEIIKKTAFKITRVGQLVAKEASKKLGIPFGIIDLSLAPTPAIGDSIADCLEGMGLESVGAPGTTAALAILNDQVKKGGVMASSYVGGLSGAFIPVSEDQGMIDAVNRGALTLEKLEAMTCVCSVGLDMIAIPGDVSATTISGIIADEMAIGMINQKTTAVRIIPVIGKKIGEVVEFGGLLGYAPIMPVNKFECSEFINRGGRIPAPIHSFKN
- a CDS encoding ACT domain-containing protein; the protein is MQKGIITVVGKDQVGIIAKVCSYLATKQVNILDISQTIIQGYFNMMMIVELSHISEEFAVICEELDKLGVEIGVNIKLQHEDIFNKMHRI